The following coding sequences are from one Dysgonomonadaceae bacterium PH5-43 window:
- a CDS encoding methylenetetrahydrofolate dehydrogenase (NADP+)/methenyltetrahydrofolate cyclohydrolase (product_source=KO:K01491; cath_funfam=3.40.50.10860; cog=COG0190; ko=KO:K01491; pfam=PF00763,PF02882; superfamily=51735,53223), protein MKLIDGKAVAATIKLEIAEEVKQIVANGGKRPHLAAILVGHDGGSETYVANKVKTCEEVGFKSSLIRYEDNVTEEELLNKVQELNNDADVDGFIVQLPLPKHISEQKVIEAIDFRKDVDGFHPVNVGRMSIGLPCFVSATPAGILELLKRYDIETSGKHCVVLGRSNIVGKPMATLMMQKAYPGDCTVTVCHSRTKDIKKYTLEADIIIAALGVPGFLKEDMVKEGVVVVDVGTTRVPSDKTKSGFKLSGDVCFDEVAPKCSYITPVPGGVGPMTIISLMKNTLLAGKRSIY, encoded by the coding sequence ATGAAACTAATAGACGGAAAAGCTGTAGCTGCTACAATCAAACTTGAAATAGCAGAAGAAGTAAAACAAATAGTTGCCAATGGAGGTAAAAGACCTCATCTTGCGGCAATATTAGTAGGACACGATGGTGGTAGCGAAACTTACGTAGCAAACAAAGTAAAAACTTGCGAAGAGGTTGGCTTTAAGTCTTCTTTAATAAGATACGAAGATAATGTTACAGAAGAAGAGCTGTTAAATAAGGTGCAAGAGCTTAACAATGATGCCGACGTTGACGGTTTTATTGTTCAACTACCTTTGCCTAAGCATATTTCTGAACAAAAGGTTATTGAAGCTATTGACTTTCGTAAAGATGTTGATGGTTTTCACCCTGTTAATGTAGGGCGTATGTCTATTGGTCTTCCTTGTTTTGTGTCGGCAACTCCTGCGGGAATACTCGAACTTCTTAAGCGTTACGATATCGAAACTTCAGGTAAACACTGCGTTGTGTTGGGAAGAAGCAATATAGTAGGTAAGCCTATGGCAACACTAATGATGCAAAAAGCTTATCCTGGCGATTGCACAGTAACTGTTTGTCATAGTAGAACAAAAGATATAAAGAAATACACTTTAGAGGCTGATATTATTATAGCAGCATTGGGAGTGCCGGGCTTCTTAAAAGAAGATATGGTAAAAGAAGGAGTTGTTGTTGTAGACGTAGGAACAACAAGAGTACCTTCCGACAAAACTAAGTCGGGATTTAAGCTAAGTGGTGATGTTTGTTTTGATGAAGTTGCTCCAAAATGTTCGTATATCACTCCTGTTCCAGGCGGAGTAGGTCCGATGACTATCATTTCTTTAATGAAAAATACGCTTCTTGCAGGAAAAAGATCTATTTATTAA
- a CDS encoding signal recognition particle subunit SRP54 (product_source=KO:K03106; cath_funfam=1.10.260.30,3.40.50.300; cog=COG0541; ko=KO:K03106; pfam=PF00448,PF02881,PF02978; smart=SM00962,SM00963; superfamily=52540; tigrfam=TIGR00959), with protein sequence MFENLSDRLERSFKLLKGEGKITEINVAETLKDVRKALLDADVNYKVAKSFTDTVKEKALGANVLTAVKPSELMVKIVHDELTELMGGETAELNLTRKPAVILMSGLQGSGKTTFSGKLAKMLKEKKSKKPLLVADDIYRPAAIDQLKVLGEQIGVEVYSEPENKNPIEIALNAIKHATQKGCDVIIIDTAGRLAIDEQMMNEIESIKKAVNPDEILFVVDSMTGQDAVNTAKEFNERLDFTGVVLTKLDGDTRGGAALSIRTVVNKPIKFVGTGEKMDAIDPFHPKRMADRILGMGDIVSLVEKAQEQYDEEEARRLQKKIAKNQFDFNDFLSQINQIKKMGNLKDLAAMIPGLGKAIKDVDIDDDAFKSIEAIIYSMTPEERANPGLLNGNRRARIAKGSGTNVADVNKLLKQFEETRKMMKLMTTSKKAPGKGGLFKRKR encoded by the coding sequence ATGTTTGAAAATTTAAGTGATAGATTAGAACGGTCGTTTAAGCTACTTAAAGGTGAAGGTAAAATTACCGAAATAAATGTAGCTGAAACACTAAAAGATGTTCGCAAGGCATTGTTAGATGCCGACGTAAATTATAAAGTTGCAAAATCGTTTACTGACACTGTAAAAGAAAAAGCATTAGGAGCTAATGTGCTTACAGCCGTTAAACCAAGCGAGTTAATGGTTAAGATAGTTCACGATGAACTTACAGAACTTATGGGTGGCGAAACAGCCGAACTAAACCTAACACGCAAACCTGCAGTTATATTAATGTCGGGATTACAAGGGTCTGGTAAAACTACTTTCTCTGGCAAGCTGGCAAAAATGCTTAAAGAGAAGAAAAGCAAAAAGCCTCTTTTAGTAGCCGACGATATTTACAGACCTGCTGCTATAGACCAATTAAAAGTTCTTGGAGAACAAATAGGAGTAGAAGTTTATTCAGAGCCTGAAAATAAAAACCCTATAGAAATTGCTCTTAATGCTATTAAACACGCAACACAAAAAGGTTGCGATGTAATAATCATAGATACTGCTGGTCGATTAGCTATCGACGAACAGATGATGAACGAAATAGAATCTATTAAGAAAGCAGTTAATCCCGACGAAATATTATTCGTTGTAGATTCTATGACAGGGCAAGATGCAGTTAATACAGCTAAAGAGTTTAACGAAAGATTAGATTTTACAGGAGTTGTACTAACTAAATTAGACGGAGATACTCGCGGTGGAGCTGCTCTTTCTATTCGTACAGTAGTAAACAAACCTATAAAGTTTGTCGGTACTGGAGAAAAGATGGATGCAATAGATCCATTTCACCCTAAACGTATGGCCGACCGTATTCTTGGTATGGGAGACATCGTTTCTTTAGTAGAAAAAGCACAAGAACAATACGATGAAGAAGAAGCTCGCCGTTTACAAAAGAAAATTGCTAAAAATCAGTTCGACTTCAACGACTTTCTTTCGCAAATAAACCAAATCAAGAAGATGGGTAATCTTAAAGATTTGGCAGCTATGATACCAGGTTTAGGTAAAGCTATTAAAGACGTAGACATCGACGATGATGCTTTCAAGAGTATTGAAGCTATTATTTATTCTATGACTCCAGAAGAAAGAGCTAACCCTGGTTTACTTAATGGAAATAGAAGAGCTCGTATTGCAAAAGGGAGTGGAACCAATGTTGCCGATGTAAACAAACTTCTTAAACAATTTGAAGAGACTCGTAAGATGATGAAGCTTATGACAACTTCAAAGAAAGCACCTGGCAAAGGAGGCTTATTCAAACGAAAAAGATAA
- a CDS encoding phosphofructokinase-like protein (product_source=TIGR02483; cath_funfam=3.40.50.450; cog=COG0205; ko=KO:K21071; pfam=PF00365; superfamily=53784; tigrfam=TIGR02483) — MRIGVLSSGGDCPGINATIRGVGKTALCHYGMEVIGIKDGFQGLIKKDYIHLEEKALSGLLNLGGTILGTSREKPFKKLLKEDGDKSKIIIDSYHELGLDCLVCIGGNGTQKTAYKVSQLGLNVISIPKTIDNDVWGTDTTFGFDSAVDIATEAIDRLHSTASSHKRVMVIELMGHKAGWIALHAGIAGGADVILLPELGYDPNKIIQAITDRAKKGKQFSIVVVAEGLKIEGEKKNPARYISKMIEEETGIECREMILGYVQRGGSPSAYDRNLATRFGGYAADLIANKEYNRMVCLKADKIESLPLSEVAGKLKLVTPDNELIQQGRKIGISFGI, encoded by the coding sequence GGTATTAATGCCACAATAAGAGGAGTAGGCAAAACGGCTTTGTGTCATTATGGTATGGAAGTTATTGGAATCAAAGACGGATTTCAAGGACTAATAAAGAAAGACTATATCCATTTGGAAGAAAAAGCATTGTCGGGTCTGCTCAACTTAGGGGGAACTATATTAGGGACATCTCGCGAAAAGCCTTTTAAGAAACTACTAAAAGAAGACGGAGATAAATCCAAAATCATTATTGACAGCTACCACGAACTTGGCTTAGATTGCTTGGTGTGTATTGGAGGTAATGGAACTCAAAAAACTGCTTACAAAGTTTCTCAATTAGGATTAAATGTTATTAGTATTCCCAAAACAATAGATAATGATGTTTGGGGTACTGATACTACTTTTGGATTCGATTCGGCAGTAGACATTGCCACGGAAGCCATAGATCGACTTCACTCAACAGCAAGCTCTCATAAACGAGTTATGGTTATAGAGCTTATGGGGCATAAAGCTGGTTGGATAGCTTTGCACGCTGGGATAGCTGGAGGTGCCGATGTTATTCTTCTTCCTGAGTTAGGATACGACCCAAACAAGATTATTCAAGCTATTACGGATAGAGCAAAAAAAGGAAAACAGTTCTCTATTGTTGTTGTTGCCGAAGGTCTAAAAATAGAAGGAGAGAAAAAGAATCCAGCACGATATATATCAAAGATGATAGAAGAAGAGACGGGCATAGAATGTCGAGAAATGATTCTGGGCTATGTGCAAAGGGGAGGAAGTCCTTCTGCTTACGACAGAAATCTGGCTACACGTTTTGGAGGCTATGCTGCAGACCTAATTGCAAATAAAGAATACAACCGAATGGTGTGCCTTAAGGCAGACAAAATTGAATCTCTTCCACTGTCGGAAGTGGCAGGTAAATTGAAGTTAGTTACTCCAGATAACGAACTAATTCAACAAGGAAGAAAGATAGGTATTTCCTTTGGCATTTGA